The Agromyces atrinae genome window below encodes:
- the cls gene encoding cardiolipin synthase, whose translation MPSGEQTALILGGVLIAIDLIVRVVAVIVVPRNRRPTAGMAWLLAIFFIPFLGVFFFLLIGSPKLGKHRSEQQAEVNQFILDTTDGVEHVSSEELWPDWFEGIVRQNRNLGAMPLIGGNGASLIGDYQASLDAMTAAVDDATNYVHVEFYILALDQTTAPFFDALERAVKRGVTVRVLLDHIASLRSKGYRKTLKRLTNMGAEWHLMLPVQPFKGKYQRPDLRNHRKLLVVDGEVAYMGSLNMIDRSYNKPSNIRRGLQWQELIVRLEGPIVSGINAIFLTDWYLETDELLQRSPVPFDQPAEAQNLDCQVVPSGPGFPNQNNLKLFLALMYAAQEKIIITSPYFVPDEAMLLAISGATQRGIHVELFVSEIGDQALVYHAQRSYYEALLRAGVRIYMYPGPYILHAKHFSIDDDVAVIGSSNMDIRSFELNMEVSLLVRGATFVADMRRVEDGYRAISTELTLESWLKQPLRSTVLDNLARLTSALQ comes from the coding sequence ATGCCCTCGGGGGAGCAGACGGCACTCATCCTCGGTGGAGTGCTGATCGCGATCGACCTGATCGTTCGCGTCGTCGCCGTCATCGTCGTCCCCCGCAACCGTCGCCCGACGGCCGGCATGGCCTGGCTGCTCGCGATCTTCTTCATCCCCTTCCTCGGCGTCTTCTTCTTCCTGCTCATCGGTTCGCCGAAGCTCGGTAAGCACCGCAGCGAGCAGCAGGCCGAGGTCAACCAGTTCATCCTCGACACGACGGATGGCGTCGAGCACGTCTCGAGCGAAGAGCTCTGGCCCGACTGGTTCGAGGGCATCGTGCGCCAGAACCGCAACCTCGGAGCCATGCCCCTCATCGGCGGCAACGGCGCGTCGCTCATCGGCGACTACCAGGCCTCGCTCGACGCCATGACGGCCGCGGTCGACGACGCGACCAACTACGTGCACGTCGAGTTCTACATCCTCGCCCTCGACCAGACGACGGCTCCCTTCTTCGACGCGCTCGAGCGTGCGGTGAAGCGCGGCGTGACGGTGCGCGTACTGCTCGACCACATCGCGTCGCTCCGGTCGAAGGGCTACCGGAAGACCCTCAAGCGACTCACGAACATGGGCGCCGAGTGGCATCTCATGCTTCCCGTGCAGCCCTTCAAGGGCAAGTACCAGCGCCCCGATCTGCGGAACCACCGCAAGCTCCTCGTGGTCGACGGCGAGGTCGCCTACATGGGCTCGCTCAACATGATCGACCGCAGCTACAACAAGCCGTCGAACATCCGCCGCGGTCTGCAGTGGCAGGAACTCATCGTGCGCCTCGAGGGCCCGATCGTCTCGGGCATCAACGCGATCTTCCTCACCGACTGGTACCTCGAGACCGACGAGCTGCTGCAGCGTTCGCCCGTGCCGTTCGATCAGCCTGCCGAGGCACAGAACCTCGACTGCCAGGTCGTGCCGAGCGGCCCCGGGTTCCCGAACCAGAACAACCTCAAGCTCTTCCTCGCGCTCATGTACGCGGCGCAGGAGAAGATCATCATCACGAGCCCCTACTTCGTGCCCGACGAGGCGATGCTCCTCGCCATCAGCGGTGCGACGCAGCGCGGCATCCACGTCGAGCTCTTCGTCTCGGAGATCGGCGACCAGGCCCTCGTCTACCACGCCCAGCGCTCGTACTACGAGGCGCTGCTGCGCGCGGGCGTACGCATCTACATGTACCCCGGGCCGTACATCCTGCACGCGAAGCACTTCTCGATCGATGACGACGTCGCCGTGATCGGGTCGAGCAACATGGACATCCGTTCGTTCGAACTCAACATGGAAGTCTCGCTGCTCGTTCGCGGCGCGACGTTCGTGGCCGACATGCGCCGCGTCGAAGACGGCTATCGGGCGATCTCGACGGAGCTCACGCTCGAATCGTGGCTCAAGCAGCCCCTGCGTTCGACGGTGCTCGACAACCTCGCTCGTCTCACGAGCGCGCTGCAGTAG
- a CDS encoding pirin family protein, producing MSNQERDPAELVCAPAATDVRAPIEILEPRDVPLGGPRAMPVRRTLPQRGRTTIGAWCFADHYGPDDVAETGGMVVPPHPHTGLQTVSWLFEGEIEHRDSVGSHALVRPGELNLMTAGRGIQHSEVSTDETRRLHGVQLWVVLPDDSRNTAPFFEAHEAVHVDLDDAHLAVFVGSLAGADTEVTTFSPLLGAQIDLPADGTVLLAIDPAFEHGVLVDAGPVRIQSDDDAAADVAWSELAFIEPGRRALRLTAGETPARVILLGGTPFEEEIVMWWNFIGRGHDEVVEYRRQWQADVIAQGNLDGRFGSVADYPGEALPAPELPSVRLKSR from the coding sequence ATGAGCAATCAGGAGCGCGACCCGGCCGAGCTCGTGTGCGCTCCGGCGGCGACCGACGTGCGAGCGCCGATCGAGATCCTCGAGCCGCGCGACGTGCCCCTCGGCGGGCCGCGGGCCATGCCCGTGCGCCGCACGCTCCCGCAGCGAGGGCGCACGACGATCGGCGCGTGGTGCTTCGCCGATCACTACGGCCCCGACGACGTCGCCGAGACGGGCGGCATGGTCGTCCCGCCCCACCCGCACACGGGTCTGCAGACGGTCAGCTGGCTCTTCGAGGGTGAGATCGAGCACCGCGACAGCGTCGGCAGCCACGCCCTCGTGCGCCCCGGCGAGCTGAACCTCATGACGGCGGGGCGCGGCATCCAGCACTCCGAGGTCTCGACCGACGAGACGCGTCGACTGCACGGCGTGCAGCTCTGGGTCGTCCTGCCCGACGATTCTCGCAACACGGCACCCTTCTTCGAGGCCCACGAGGCCGTGCACGTCGACCTCGACGACGCGCACCTCGCCGTCTTCGTCGGCTCTCTCGCGGGGGCCGATACCGAGGTCACGACGTTCTCGCCGCTGCTCGGCGCTCAGATCGACCTGCCCGCGGACGGCACCGTGCTGCTCGCGATCGATCCCGCCTTCGAACACGGCGTCCTCGTCGATGCCGGGCCCGTGAGAATTCAGAGCGACGACGACGCCGCGGCCGACGTCGCCTGGTCGGAGCTCGCCTTCATCGAGCCCGGTCGGCGCGCGCTGCGCCTCACGGCCGGAGAGACACCGGCTCGCGTCATCCTGCTCGGGGGCACGCCCTTCGAGGAAGAGATCGTCATGTGGTGGAACTTCATCGGCCGCGGGCACGACGAGGTCGTCGAGTACCGACGCCAGTGGCAGGCCGACGTCATCGCGCAGGGCAACCTCGACGGCCGCTTCGGATCGGTCGCCGACTACCCGGGCGAGGCGCTGCCCGCACCCGAACTGCCGAGCGTGCGGCTCAAGTCGCGCTGA
- a CDS encoding helix-turn-helix domain-containing protein, producing MAPVDLDSHDIHCRLDELLAERGMTLARLAELVGVSNVNLSVLKNDRARAIRFSTLQAICDVLECDVGDLLVVRRAPRA from the coding sequence ATGGCTCCGGTCGACCTCGACTCGCACGACATCCACTGCCGACTCGACGAACTGCTCGCCGAGCGGGGCATGACCCTCGCGCGGCTCGCCGAACTCGTCGGCGTGAGCAACGTGAACCTCAGCGTCTTGAAGAACGACCGGGCCCGCGCCATACGCTTCTCGACACTGCAGGCGATCTGCGACGTGCTCGAGTGCGACGTGGGCGACCTGCTCGTCGTGCGCCGCGCCCCGCGCGCCTGA
- a CDS encoding DUF2975 domain-containing protein, translated as MSTVDTYKQSRGDTIGLYTFMVAGIAIAGITTWAAVARIIEVLPNRDVTVFADFSGTIASAPIGPDGAPVDVELDTALITAESLPGASVAALVIQQIVLALTVIVVVGCLIGLCRNIIRGQVFSRTNTVLVTTAGFTALAGFALTPFFGNMGANGAFARLSDRTFNNVVLAVDPFALIMVAFVVALASTVFVVGDRMRRDTEGLV; from the coding sequence ATGAGCACCGTCGACACGTACAAGCAGAGCCGCGGCGACACGATCGGCCTGTACACCTTCATGGTCGCGGGCATCGCGATCGCCGGCATCACGACGTGGGCCGCCGTCGCTCGCATCATCGAGGTCCTGCCGAATCGCGACGTCACCGTGTTCGCCGACTTCTCGGGCACCATCGCCTCGGCGCCGATCGGCCCCGACGGCGCGCCCGTCGACGTCGAACTCGACACGGCCCTCATCACGGCGGAGTCACTGCCCGGGGCATCCGTCGCCGCGCTCGTCATCCAGCAGATCGTCCTCGCTCTCACGGTCATCGTCGTCGTGGGCTGCCTCATCGGGCTCTGCCGCAACATCATCCGCGGGCAGGTGTTCAGCCGCACCAACACGGTGCTCGTCACGACGGCGGGCTTCACGGCGCTGGCGGGCTTCGCGCTCACGCCGTTCTTCGGCAACATGGGCGCGAACGGGGCGTTCGCCCGACTGAGCGACCGCACGTTCAACAACGTCGTGCTCGCGGTCGACCCGTTCGCACTGATCATGGTCGCCTTCGTCGTCGCCCTCGCCTCGACCGTCTTCGTCGTCGGCGACCGCATGCGGCGCGACACCGAGGGCCTCGTCTGA
- a CDS encoding ATP-dependent Clp protease ATP-binding subunit translates to MFERFTDRARRVVVLAQEEAKMLNHNYIGTEHILLGLIHEGEGVAAKALESLGISLDAVREQVQDIIGQGQQQPTGHIPFTPRAKKVLELSLREALQLGHNYIGTEHILLGLIREGEGVAAQVLVKLGADLNRVRQQVIQLLSGYQGKEQVQVGGANEQQQAQGGSQILDQFGRNLTQAARDAKLDPVIGREKEIERVMQILSRRSKNNPVLIGEPGVGKTAVVEGLALAIVKGEVPETLKDKQLYSLDLGSLIAGSRYRGDFEERLKKVTKEIRTRGDIIVFIDEIHTLVGAGAAEGAIDAASILKPLLARGELQTIGATTLDEYRKHFEKDAALERRFQSIQVAEPSLPHTINILKGLRDRYEAHHKVSITDGAIVAAANLADRYVSDRFLPDKAIDLIDEAGARLRLSILSSPPELREFDEKIAVVRAAKETAIEDQDFEKAASLRDEEKQLLGERLRLEKQWKSGEVTTTAVVDEGLIAEVLAQATGIPVFKLTEEESSRLVFMEKALHERVIGQEQAIAALAKTIRRTRAGLKDPKRPSGSFIFAGPTGVGKTELAKALAEFLFDDEAAMISLDMSEYGEKHTVSRLFGAPPGFVGFEEGGQLTEKVRRKPFSVVLFDEIEKAHPDIFNSLLQILEEGRLTDGQGRVVDFKNTVIIMTTNLGTKDITGSPTGFQLEGDTRNAYDLMRGKVNEELKKNFKPEFLNRVDETIVFPQLTKPELLQIVDLFIKRLSDRLLDRDMTVELTQAAKERLIEVGFDPSLGARPLRRAIQREIEDRLSEEILHGKLNSGDHVHVDFLENEFVFTTTQRALPVGVGVNSSAAIGTGPVSPDLAAASGD, encoded by the coding sequence ATGTTCGAGAGATTCACCGACCGCGCTCGCCGTGTTGTCGTCCTGGCCCAGGAAGAGGCCAAGATGCTCAACCACAACTACATCGGCACCGAGCACATCCTGCTCGGCCTCATCCACGAGGGCGAGGGAGTCGCCGCGAAGGCGCTCGAGTCGCTCGGTATCTCGCTCGACGCCGTGCGCGAGCAGGTCCAAGACATCATCGGCCAGGGCCAGCAGCAGCCGACGGGGCACATCCCCTTCACGCCGCGCGCCAAGAAGGTCCTCGAGCTCAGCCTCCGTGAGGCTCTGCAGCTCGGCCACAACTACATCGGAACCGAGCACATCCTGCTCGGCCTCATCCGCGAGGGCGAGGGCGTCGCCGCCCAGGTTCTCGTGAAGCTCGGCGCCGACCTCAACCGCGTGCGCCAGCAGGTCATCCAGCTGCTCTCGGGCTACCAGGGCAAGGAGCAGGTGCAGGTCGGCGGCGCCAACGAGCAGCAGCAGGCGCAGGGCGGCTCGCAGATCCTCGACCAGTTCGGCCGCAACCTCACGCAGGCGGCGCGCGACGCGAAGCTCGACCCCGTGATCGGGCGCGAGAAAGAGATCGAGCGCGTCATGCAGATCCTGTCGCGTCGTTCGAAGAACAACCCCGTGCTCATCGGTGAGCCCGGCGTCGGTAAGACCGCCGTCGTCGAGGGCCTCGCGCTCGCGATCGTCAAGGGCGAGGTGCCCGAGACGCTCAAGGACAAGCAGCTCTACTCGCTCGACCTCGGCTCGCTCATCGCCGGAAGCCGCTACCGCGGTGACTTCGAAGAGCGACTGAAGAAGGTCACGAAAGAGATCCGCACGCGCGGCGACATCATCGTCTTCATCGATGAGATCCACACCCTCGTGGGTGCCGGTGCCGCCGAGGGCGCGATCGACGCCGCGTCGATCCTCAAGCCGCTCCTCGCTCGCGGTGAGCTCCAGACGATCGGTGCGACGACCCTCGACGAGTACCGCAAGCACTTCGAGAAGGATGCCGCTCTCGAGCGTCGCTTCCAGTCGATCCAGGTCGCCGAGCCGAGCCTGCCCCACACGATCAACATCCTGAAGGGCCTGCGCGACCGCTACGAGGCGCACCACAAGGTCTCGATCACCGACGGTGCGATCGTCGCTGCGGCGAACCTCGCCGACCGGTACGTCTCCGACCGCTTCCTCCCCGACAAGGCGATCGACCTGATCGACGAGGCCGGCGCACGCCTCCGCCTCTCGATCCTCTCGAGCCCGCCCGAGCTGCGCGAGTTCGACGAGAAGATCGCCGTCGTGCGCGCCGCGAAGGAGACCGCGATCGAAGACCAGGACTTCGAGAAGGCCGCCTCGCTCCGCGACGAAGAGAAGCAGTTGCTCGGCGAGCGTTTGCGCCTCGAGAAGCAGTGGAAGTCGGGCGAGGTCACGACGACCGCCGTCGTCGACGAAGGTCTCATCGCCGAGGTGCTCGCCCAGGCCACCGGCATCCCCGTCTTCAAGCTCACGGAAGAGGAGTCGAGCCGACTCGTCTTCATGGAGAAGGCGCTGCACGAGCGCGTCATCGGCCAGGAGCAGGCGATCGCCGCCCTCGCGAAGACCATCCGTCGCACGCGTGCGGGCCTCAAGGACCCGAAGCGTCCGAGCGGTTCGTTCATCTTCGCCGGCCCCACCGGTGTCGGAAAGACCGAGCTCGCCAAGGCTCTCGCCGAGTTCCTCTTCGACGACGAGGCCGCGATGATCTCGCTCGACATGTCGGAGTACGGCGAGAAGCACACGGTCTCGCGTCTCTTCGGTGCCCCTCCCGGATTCGTCGGCTTCGAAGAGGGCGGCCAGCTCACTGAGAAGGTGCGCCGCAAGCCGTTCTCGGTCGTGCTCTTCGACGAGATCGAGAAGGCTCACCCCGACATCTTCAACTCGCTCCTGCAGATCCTCGAAGAGGGTCGCCTGACCGACGGTCAGGGTCGCGTGGTCGACTTCAAGAACACGGTCATCATCATGACGACCAACCTCGGTACGAAGGACATCACGGGCAGCCCCACGGGCTTCCAGCTCGAGGGTGACACGCGGAACGCGTACGACCTCATGCGCGGCAAGGTGAACGAAGAGCTGAAGAAGAACTTCAAGCCCGAGTTCCTCAACCGTGTCGACGAGACCATCGTGTTCCCGCAGCTCACGAAGCCCGAGCTGCTGCAGATCGTCGACCTCTTCATCAAGCGTCTCTCCGACCGCCTGCTCGACCGCGACATGACCGTCGAGCTCACGCAGGCCGCGAAGGAGCGTCTCATCGAGGTCGGGTTCGACCCCTCGCTCGGTGCGCGCCCCCTGCGTCGCGCGATCCAGCGCGAGATCGAAGACCGCCTTTCGGAGGAGATCCTGCACGGCAAGCTCAACTCGGGCGACCACGTGCACGTCGACTTCCTCGAGAACGAGTTCGTGTTCACGACGACGCAGCGGGCACTCCCCGTCGGTGTCGGCGTCAACTCGAGCGCCGCGATCGGCACCGGCCCGGTCTCACCCGACCTCGCCGCCGCATCGGGCGACTGA
- a CDS encoding amino-acid N-acetyltransferase, translating to MTDFTVRTARTSDVPAIAALIEPLVQARILLGKERVVFYEAVQEFRVAEAADGTLIGCGALHVMWADLGEVRTLAVASEWLGRGVGHALVDRLEADARALGLSRLFCLTFEVPFFERHGFADMGAETVDPEVYAELVRSTDDGVAEFLDLARVKQNTLGNTRMLKLLV from the coding sequence GTGACCGACTTCACTGTGCGCACCGCTCGCACGAGCGACGTGCCCGCGATCGCCGCGCTCATCGAACCGCTCGTCCAGGCGCGCATCCTGCTCGGCAAGGAGCGCGTCGTGTTCTACGAGGCGGTGCAGGAGTTCCGTGTCGCGGAGGCCGCCGACGGCACGCTCATCGGCTGCGGAGCGCTGCACGTCATGTGGGCCGACCTCGGCGAGGTGCGCACGCTCGCCGTCGCCTCCGAGTGGCTCGGCCGCGGTGTGGGTCACGCCCTCGTCGACCGACTCGAAGCGGATGCCCGTGCGCTCGGCCTCTCCCGCCTGTTCTGCCTCACCTTCGAGGTGCCGTTCTTCGAGCGACACGGTTTCGCCGACATGGGCGCAGAGACGGTCGACCCCGAGGTGTACGCCGAGCTCGTGCGGTCGACGGATGACGGTGTCGCCGAGTTCCTCGACCTCGCGCGCGTCAAGCAGAACACGCTCGGCAACACCCGCATGCTGAAGCTCCTCGTCTGA
- a CDS encoding dehydrogenase — MAAKKKGGKPAPEFRSEALAEALERQDIAAVALALRHGNTIVPLLKPPPRDKPGAGEVWTYRDPNTGDVALLLFSDAKNKPENLPPAVGLQPPQWLRSFLSSHEGKITTVFLDIAGPHPMQAPPADLLAALEA; from the coding sequence ATGGCAGCGAAGAAGAAGGGCGGCAAGCCGGCCCCGGAGTTCCGATCGGAGGCGCTCGCCGAAGCGCTCGAGCGTCAGGACATTGCCGCGGTCGCCCTCGCGCTCCGCCACGGAAACACGATCGTGCCGCTGCTGAAGCCGCCGCCGCGCGACAAGCCCGGCGCGGGCGAGGTGTGGACGTACCGCGACCCGAACACCGGGGATGTCGCGCTGCTGCTCTTCAGCGATGCGAAGAACAAGCCTGAGAACCTGCCTCCCGCGGTCGGTCTGCAGCCGCCGCAGTGGCTGCGCTCCTTCCTCTCGAGTCACGAGGGGAAGATCACGACGGTCTTCCTCGACATCGCCGGCCCGCACCCCATGCAGGCTCCCCCCGCCGACCTGCTCGCCGCGCTCGAAGCCTGA
- the radA gene encoding DNA repair protein RadA → MARSTTTYRCTECGWSTVKWVGRCAECQQWGTVVEIGEPTGIAKRVQTVAVTTAARPITEVETSETGHSPTGITEFDRVLGGGIVPGAAVLLSGEPGVGKSTLLLEVAARVARSGRRVLYVSAEESVAQVRLRAGRTDALHDELFLAAETDLGTILGQVDAVNPGLLIVDSVQTVSSASSDGLAGQPGQVREVAAALIRLAKERNVPVLLVGHVTKDGTIAGPRLLEHLVDVVCQFEGDRQTALRFIRALKNRFGPTDEVGCFEMTGDGIAEVPDPSVLFRSNSTTPVSGTCVTIALEGRRALPVEIQALVVRSSSPQPRRVVNGVDPARVAMIVAVLQKRGRVPGLSEHDIYVSTVGGVRLVEPAADLAIALAIASATTDTVISHTIAAFGEISLAGEVRAVTAARQRTSEAARLGYRTVFDSEIGSVHGAVARMRLASAPVTPIRPDVDIRF, encoded by the coding sequence ATGGCCCGATCGACCACCACCTACCGCTGCACCGAGTGCGGATGGTCCACCGTCAAATGGGTCGGCCGCTGCGCCGAGTGCCAGCAGTGGGGCACCGTCGTCGAGATCGGTGAGCCGACGGGCATCGCGAAGCGCGTGCAGACCGTGGCCGTCACGACGGCCGCCCGACCGATCACCGAGGTCGAGACGTCGGAGACGGGCCACTCCCCTACGGGCATCACCGAGTTCGACCGCGTGCTCGGCGGTGGCATCGTGCCCGGCGCCGCCGTGCTGCTCTCGGGCGAACCGGGCGTCGGCAAGTCGACCCTCCTGCTCGAGGTCGCGGCGCGCGTCGCCCGATCGGGTCGCCGGGTGCTCTACGTGAGTGCCGAAGAATCCGTCGCTCAGGTACGACTGCGCGCCGGGCGCACCGACGCCCTGCACGACGAGCTCTTCCTCGCCGCCGAGACCGACCTCGGCACGATCCTCGGTCAGGTCGACGCGGTGAACCCCGGCCTCCTCATCGTCGACTCCGTGCAGACGGTGTCGAGCGCGTCATCCGACGGTCTCGCCGGTCAGCCCGGCCAGGTGCGTGAGGTCGCCGCGGCCCTCATCCGTCTCGCGAAGGAGCGCAACGTGCCCGTGCTCCTCGTCGGCCACGTCACGAAGGACGGCACGATCGCCGGGCCTCGCCTGCTCGAGCACCTCGTCGACGTCGTGTGCCAGTTCGAGGGCGACCGGCAGACCGCGCTCCGCTTCATCCGCGCGCTCAAGAACCGTTTCGGCCCGACCGACGAGGTCGGCTGCTTCGAGATGACGGGCGACGGAATCGCCGAGGTGCCCGACCCGAGCGTGCTGTTCCGCAGCAACAGCACGACGCCCGTGAGCGGCACGTGCGTGACGATCGCGCTCGAGGGTCGCCGTGCGCTGCCCGTCGAGATCCAGGCACTCGTCGTGCGGTCGAGCTCGCCGCAACCGCGTCGCGTCGTCAACGGAGTCGACCCGGCCCGCGTCGCGATGATCGTCGCCGTGCTGCAGAAGCGCGGCCGCGTGCCCGGCCTGTCGGAGCACGACATCTACGTCTCGACCGTCGGCGGAGTGCGACTCGTCGAGCCCGCAGCCGACCTCGCGATCGCCCTCGCCATCGCGTCGGCGACGACCGACACCGTCATCTCGCACACCATCGCGGCGTTCGGCGAGATCAGCCTCGCGGGCGAGGTGCGTGCCGTCACGGCCGCGCGTCAGCGCACCTCCGAGGCCGCGCGGCTCGGCTATCGCACCGTCTTCGACTCCGAGATCGGAAGCGTGCACGGTGCCGTGGCGCGCATGCGACTGGCGTCCGCCCCCGTCACGCCGATCCGGCCCGACGTCGACATCCGCTTCTAG
- a CDS encoding fumarylacetoacetate hydrolase family protein has product MEFLRLGEPGAERPAVRHDGRTHRLDSLTADIDGAFLADDGIARTRAALAAGELPLLDGAEGLRVGAPIARPPAVLCIGQNYAAHAAESGDAPPTIPILFHKHPNTVVGPFDDVFIPPGAEKVDWEVELGVVIGTRARYLSSPEEALAHIAGYVVSHDVSERAFQVEHSGGQWSKGKNAETFNPLGPALVPADEVDPQALRLWSRVNGEPRQDSSTSDMIFTVAEIVHHLSQYLVLEPGDLINTGTPQGVAFSGRFPYLRAGDVVEIGIDGLGEQRQRLVDAVV; this is encoded by the coding sequence ATGGAATTCCTCCGACTCGGCGAACCCGGCGCTGAACGCCCCGCGGTTCGACACGACGGCCGCACCCATCGACTGGACTCGCTGACAGCCGACATCGACGGCGCCTTCCTCGCCGACGACGGCATCGCACGCACCCGGGCCGCACTCGCGGCGGGTGAGCTGCCCCTCCTCGACGGAGCCGAGGGTCTGCGCGTCGGCGCGCCGATCGCCCGCCCGCCGGCGGTGCTCTGCATCGGGCAGAACTATGCGGCGCACGCGGCGGAGTCGGGCGATGCACCGCCGACGATCCCGATCCTCTTCCACAAGCACCCCAACACCGTCGTCGGACCGTTCGACGACGTGTTCATCCCGCCGGGAGCGGAGAAGGTCGACTGGGAGGTCGAGCTCGGCGTCGTCATCGGCACGCGCGCCCGGTACCTCTCGAGCCCCGAGGAAGCGCTCGCACACATCGCCGGATACGTCGTCTCGCACGACGTCTCGGAGCGCGCCTTCCAGGTCGAGCATTCGGGCGGCCAGTGGTCGAAGGGCAAGAACGCCGAGACCTTCAATCCGCTCGGGCCCGCGCTCGTGCCGGCCGACGAGGTCGACCCGCAGGCGCTGCGGCTGTGGTCGCGCGTCAACGGCGAGCCCCGCCAGGACTCGAGCACCTCCGACATGATCTTCACGGTCGCCGAGATCGTGCACCACCTCTCGCAGTACCTCGTGCTCGAACCGGGCGACCTCATCAACACGGGCACGCCCCAGGGCGTCGCCTTCTCGGGGCGCTTCCCCTACCTCCGCGCGGGCGACGTCGTCGAGATCGGCATCGACGGGTTGGGCGAGCAGCGGCAGCGGTTGGTCGACGCGGTCGTGTGA
- the rhmD gene encoding L-rhamnonate dehydratase → MTGTPTIREVRAYTVRGGGADYHDQGDAHWIDDHIATPMSMYPEYRQSRQSFGINVLGTLVVEIEASDGTVGFSVTTAGEIGAFIVEKHLARFLEGQRVTDIERIWDQMYKSTLYYGRRGVVLNAISGVDLALYDLLGRIRQVPVFELLGGPVRDELQFYATGARPDKAKELGFIGGKMPLHHGPAEGEEGFRKNIELLADMRGKVGDDFWLMYDCWMSLDVEYATRLAHAASDHGLKWIEEALIPDDYWGYAELRKRAPSTMLITTGEHEATRWGFRQLLETGVDLIQPDVGWCGGITELIKISALADAHGTMVVPHGSSVYSYHFVVTRTNSPFAEFLMMHPTAEEVVPMFSPMLVGEPVPVNGRLKVPETPGFGVELSADIQKHRPYTH, encoded by the coding sequence ATGACCGGAACACCCACGATCCGCGAGGTCCGCGCCTACACGGTGCGCGGCGGCGGCGCCGACTACCACGACCAGGGCGACGCCCACTGGATCGACGATCACATCGCGACGCCCATGAGCATGTACCCCGAGTACCGCCAGTCGCGGCAGAGCTTCGGCATCAACGTGCTCGGCACGCTCGTCGTCGAGATCGAGGCGAGCGACGGCACGGTCGGCTTCTCGGTCACGACCGCGGGCGAGATCGGAGCCTTCATCGTCGAGAAGCACCTCGCGCGCTTCCTCGAAGGCCAGCGCGTCACCGACATCGAACGCATCTGGGACCAGATGTACAAGTCGACGCTCTATTACGGACGTCGCGGTGTCGTGCTCAACGCCATCAGCGGCGTCGACCTCGCGCTCTACGACCTGCTCGGCCGCATCCGTCAGGTTCCCGTCTTCGAACTGCTCGGCGGCCCCGTGCGCGACGAGCTGCAGTTCTACGCGACGGGCGCCCGCCCCGATAAAGCGAAGGAGCTTGGTTTCATCGGCGGCAAGATGCCCCTGCACCACGGCCCCGCCGAGGGCGAGGAGGGCTTCCGGAAGAACATCGAGCTGCTCGCCGACATGCGCGGCAAGGTCGGGGATGACTTCTGGCTCATGTACGACTGCTGGATGTCGCTCGACGTCGAGTATGCGACGAGACTCGCGCACGCGGCATCCGACCACGGCCTCAAGTGGATCGAAGAGGCGCTCATCCCCGACGACTACTGGGGCTACGCCGAGCTGCGGAAGCGCGCCCCCTCGACCATGCTCATCACCACGGGCGAGCACGAGGCGACCCGCTGGGGCTTCCGCCAGCTGCTCGAGACCGGCGTCGACCTCATCCAGCCGGATGTCGGATGGTGCGGCGGCATCACCGAGCTCATCAAGATCTCGGCCCTCGCCGACGCCCACGGCACGATGGTCGTGCCGCACGGCTCGTCGGTCTACTCGTACCACTTCGTCGTGACGCGCACGAACAGTCCGTTCGCGGAGTTCCTCATGATGCACCCGACCGCCGAGGAGGTCGTGCCGATGTTCTCGCCGATGCTCGTCGGCGAGCCGGTGCCCGTCAACGGGCGACTGAAGGTGCCCGAGACGCCCGGCTTCGGGGTCGAGCTGTCGGCCGACATCCAGAAGCACCGCCCGTACACCCACTGA